From the Solanum lycopersicum chromosome 10, SLM_r2.1 genome, one window contains:
- the LOC112940073 gene encoding uncharacterized protein, producing the protein MTAIKHDRIWPSTAFQAAWAGLVFSDLSVVVMTAGGGFVLPSTYLRSNPFEFQSSTLPPPSSSIVPPPSSDYPIIDDDPTSDQINVNEKGPDIGYDETNNGIRKNLVGKLGGDEPHYLSDEVRSFEIDGEEVDQVVHKPVRRKKTPNGVVFDTTAEKIVWELGLVFGTVEEFRVALTRYAIQEHIQIEKYVNEPGRVRVRCCKESCPWLLCASKDKTSRDFIVKTYNPIHKCLTSTHNYLCNSKFLATKYKERITQQPNINIVLLQDIIRKELDINVGRTTVRRARTRVLQEIMNDHIMEYGRILDYRDEILRSNPGSTCVVKVGEDSETRQKIFEGFYVCFNALKKAFFGGARRLIGFDRCFLKGVCKGQLLVAVCRDGNNQMLPIAWAVVEVENQYTWTWFLELVKNDLEHGEGHQLSIISDMQKGLEIAVDTLLPLVEHRKCARHVLANWSKNWKGVERRRVFWRIAKSTFEAELKDNIETMRKLGQEGLDNILWYNLNTLCKKYFEKYSKCDVVDNNMAESFNAWIVSARYKTIITMLEEIRVKMMKRICDLREFSNTWITDISPMSLKILQENIQKSMQCNLTWNRERGFEIKHHGFTHTVDIVNRRCSCRS; encoded by the exons CAATCCATTTGAATTTCAGTCTTCTACTTTGCCTCCACCATCTTCTTCTATTGTGCCTCCTCCTTCATCTGATTATCCTATAATAGATGATGATCCAACTTCAGATCAGATTAATGTTAATGAGAAAGGTCCAGATATAGGGTATGATGAGACAAATAATGGTATTAGGAAAAACTTAGTTGGTAAGCTAGGAGGTGATGAACCTCATTATCTAAGTGATGAAGTTCGTAGCTTTGAAATAGATGGTGAAGAGGTTGATCAAGTAGTGCATAAACCTGTTAGGAGGAAGAAAACCCCAAATGGAGTTGTGTTTGATACAACAGCTGAAAAGATTGTTTGGGAATTAGGACTGGTTTTTGGAACTGTTGAAGAATTTAGAGTGGCACTGACAAGATATGCAATCCAAGAAcatattcaaattgaaaaatatgtaaatgaGCCTGGCAGAGTTAGAGTGAGATGTTGTAAAGAGAGTTGTCCTTGGTTGTTGTGTGCAAGTAAGGATAAAACTAGTAGAGATTTCATTGTTAAAACATACAACCCTATCCATAAATGTTTGACATCAACTCATAACTACCTGTGCAACTCAAAGTTTTTGGCCACCAAATACAAAGAAAGAATAACTCAACAGCCAAACATCAACATTGTCTTGTTGCAGGACATTATTAGAAAGGAGTTGGATATTAATGTTGGTAGGACAACAGTGAGAAGAGCTAGGACTAGAGTGTTACAAGAGATCATGAATGATCACATTATGGAGTATGGTAGGATTTTGGATTATAGAGATGAAATATTAAGGAGTAATCCAGGTAGTACTTGTGTAGTGAAGGTTGGAGAAGATTCTGAAACTAGGCAGAAAATTTTTGAAGGATTTTATGTTTGCTTCAATGCTTTAAAGAAAGCATTTTTTGGAGGTGCTAGAAGGTTGATTGGTTTTGATAGGTGTTTTCTCAAAGGTGTGTGTAAAGGCCAGTTGTTAGTGGCAGTTTGTAGAGATGGAAACAACCAAATGCTCCCTATTGCTTGGGCAGTTGTTGAGGTTGAGAATCAGTATACTTGGACATGGTTTCTTGAACTAGTGAAGAATGATCTTGAACATGGAGAAGGGCATCAACTATCCATCATTAGTGATATGCAAAAG GGACTAGAAATTGCTGTGGATACTTTATTGCCACTTGTTGAACATAGAAAATGTGCAAGACATGTTCTTGCAAATTGGTCAAAAAATTGGAAAGGAGTTGAAAGAAGAAGAGTGTTTTGGAGGATTGCTAAATCCACATTTGAAGCTGAGCTGAAGGACAATATAGAGACAATGAGGAAATTAGGACAAGAAGGTTTAGATAATATTTTATGGTACAATTTGAATACATTGTGCAAgaagtattttgaaaaatatagcaAATGTGATGTTGTGGACAACAATATGGCAGAAAGCTTTAATGCTTGGATAGTGTCTGCAAGGTATAAAACCATCATTACAATGCTTGAGGAGATAAGGGTGAAGATGATGAAAAGAATTTGTGATTTGAGAGAGTTCTCAAACACTTGGATCACTGATATATCTCCTATGTCTTTgaagattttgcaagaaaacATTCAAAAGTCTATGCAATGTAACTTGACTTGGAATAGAGAAAGAGGTTTTGAGATTAAACACCATGGGTTTACACACACTGTGGACATTGTTAATAGGAGGTGTAGTTGCAGATCCTGA